The genomic segment AAAAACTGAAGCGCTCCCACATCTCGGTGAAGAAGAGGCCATACAGCCCCAGCGGATGACCAAGAAACGTACGCTCGCCGCCGGCGTGCCCGGCGTTTCCGACGCTGCTGCCGCCTGATTGGTTCATGGATTCGATCTCCGATAGATCTGTCGTATCTAACGGCCGCGGCAATCGGCCGACTGGCCGGGCAGTCTAACCGACCGAGCCGCTGGGTCCAGCGCCAACGTGCAAGTCCGGGCCGTTTCGATTTACGGTGGGAACAGGCAACGAGACCTTCGATTGCTTGCGCGAATGGCTCTTTTTCCAATCGATTGCTCGCGCACTCGGGCCTGCGGAGCACGATGCAAAACGCCCGATAAGCCTGCCATGCGGCCTTTTAGCTAACGAACGCCTTGCGCCGATCCGTTATGGGGGCTGTATGACTTCCACACACGATTCCATTCAACCGGTTGTTGTAACCAACGAAACCAAATCCGCGTCGCGTGGCAGCCGATTCTGGTCGCGCGTGCTGACGATGGCGGGGCTGGCCGTCCTGGGCCTCACGCCCTGGGCCAACGCAGCCTTGCCGCAGCCGGACCTTCCAGCGATCTGTCCACCGCTGACGGCCTTCGCCCATCCGACATTTTTCGATTTTCTCTGGGGCACGACGCCGATCAAGTTCCCATACTGACCGCGCGCCGACACTCCCCCGCCACCGTCACGCGCCGCCAAAGTGCCGATTGCGCGAGCCATCGAGTTTCGTGAACTCGCATACGACACGGTATCGATCGCGCGATCCATCAATCGCGTTCCTGCCCGATCCCGAAAGCAGTCGTGCGTTACGCGTTCACCGGAGCGATACGCCCCGGCTCTGAAAAAGTGGTTCCACCATGCGACGGAACGTGCGCTCTGGATTCCAGACCGGTCCGCGCAGAATCGCCATCCTGCGGCGCACTCCATAGGTATTGGGCCGGATCCACCCAGACGGCGCGCTCCAGCGATGCGAGCGCCTCGCGCGTCAGATCGCCGTCATTCATTCCATCGCGCCAATCATGCGTTGAATGCCACGCCAGCGTAAAACGCTTCGGCTGCGGCGCACGACGGCACGTCACCACGGCGACCGGCACGTTGTACCATCGCGCCAGCCGCTCCAGCGTCGGATACGCCTGTATATCAACTCCAAGAAATCGCAACGGTACCCCCCGCCCTTGACGGCGAGCCTGCTCGCACACCATCAACACCGCACCGCCGCGCTGCAAGACCGCCGGAATCTCGCGCGCTGCGCCGGCACGCTCCACGATTCTCACGCCCTCGATGCGCGATAGATCGCGCTGCCACGCCGCGAGGACCGGTTGCGCGGCCGTGTCCGCTACGACGTGAATCGGCCGGAAAATCTGCCCCAATGCGAACGCCCCCATCGTCAGGCTGCCATAATAGCCGGTCGCCAACAGGCAGCCGCGCCTGCTGGTCGCGAGCCGCTCCAGTTCGTCGCGCCCCTCCACATCGAACAACGCTTCCCACCGGTCCGGTCGCATAAGCCGCCGCGTGAAAAGAACTTCCACCCAGAATCGGGCAATGTGCTCGTACATTTGCTCGATCATCTTGTCCGGGGCGACGCGTCGAACACCCGCCGCGGCGATCATTCGCTGCCGCGCGCATCGCCCGCCCGGCGTGTTCATCCGGTAAACGCCGTGCGCGATGGCCGCCGCCAGGCGGAATGTTGCGCGCATCCCCAGCGCGCGCAGCCCCGGCGCGATCACCCAGCGCAGATAAGCATGGCGAATCGATTCGAGATCCATCAAACGTAATATCGGATTTTTCGCGATTCGAGGCCGACCGATGCAATCCATCGGTCCGGGCGCATCAATCCACAATCCTACGCCACCATCGCGGAATCGATGATGCCGTCACCCGGTTCTCGGCCGGACCGCAGGTTGTCGTAAAGCCGCTCGCAATGGTCGGCGTACTGCCGCAGGCTGAAGACTTCGTACGCTTGGGCGCGGGCCGTGTCAGTCACCATGCGAGCCAGGGAGTGATCCTCGATGGCCGTCAGCAAGCGCGCCGCCAGCAACTTCGGATCGGACCGCTTCACGAGCAGGCCGTTGGATCGGTCGGCGATCATCTCGGCGATGCTGCGCACGGCCGACCCGACGATCACCAGTCGCGCCGCCATGGCGGACGCGAGCGGTTCGACACAAATCTCTTCTCGCGCAGGCGCGAGGAAAATATCGGCACACGCCGCCAGTTGCGGCCAGGTTTGACGACGGTCAGGGATGATGACCATTTCCTCAATGCCGATGGACCGCACGAATCGCAGTAGTCGCCGGGTCTCATGCGATGAGTACGGCAGGATGACGCGCAGATTCCGATGGATCTGTCGGATAATCGCGGCCGCCCAGAGACCGTAATACTGCCCGCCGTCGCGCGAGGCCGGCCCATGCATCAGGACCACCGGCCCATCACCGGGCGCGATGGATGCGCGAAGTCCGCTGTTCTGCGACGCGTTGACGGCCTTGAAATCCGCCGGTCCGCGAATGACCACGACGCGCTGCGGCGCGACGCCAGCCGTCAGCAATCGCGATCGGATCACCTGCGTCGCCGCGACCACGGCAACCTGCGTCGGCGCTGCCAATACAACACGCGCCACTCGTTGCGCCTCCGCCGGGTCCAGAACGGTCACAACACGCGGCAAAGCTCCCGGCAACGCCACAGCGGCGGCCAGCGCCGAAGCGCCCCATGCATGGATCACCCCCGCTCCGCATTGCGACACCAGCCGGTTCAACCGCGGCGCGTAGTGAAACCATCCCCCCAGCCGCAGCGGCGCTGCTGCAACAGGTTCATCGAGAAACTCGGCCTGCCACTGCGCTGCCACCCCATCAATGCCGCACATCGGATGCAATGCGGCCCCGCCCAGCCGGGCGCGCAGCGATGCCAACGTCTGCAATGTTGACTCATCGCAGCGGCCGTCCAACACATGCAAGACAGATGGCGCAGCAAACACCGCGTTCGTTATTTCTCCATTTCGCGATGGCCGTAGAACAGCAGGGAGACTTCCTTACCGAGCTTGATGCCCAGCTCCGCGGCAACGTCGCCGGCGGATTTGTCGCCATCCATCGGCGTCGGTTCGGTCGTGACGACCACGCGCTTGCCGGCCTCATTGTCGGGCCAGACGCGCGCGTCCTTCTTGCGGTCGGTCGAGATCACCTTCACCCGGACGGCGTACTCCCCGCGAAAGATCGGCGCGCCCGGTTCGGATTGCAGGCTGAAGCGATCCACACGCAGGTACAGCACGTTGGCCGCCCCCAGCTTTTCGCCGATCTGCCGGATGGACAGTTTGGCGTAGTCCTTGTCGGACTGCATCATCCGGCGCCAGTCCTCGATCGGCACGATCTTGTCGTTGACGTTCTTCGCGATGAAAACCGTCGCAATCGTCTTATGCGTCTCGTTGATTGCACGCGGCTCGGTCACATGTCCATCGCGATCGTCGATCAACACCAGCAGCGGCTCATTGGGAATCTTGTACTGCGCTTCGATGTAATCGCCGCCGGTGATGTTGGCCCATGCTCCGGCCATCGGCACACAACCCGTCGCACCCGCAAGCAGGATCGACATGCAAAACCCACATCCTGCTCGAATCATGGCACCATGCTCTTGCATGCGATCGCCTTATCGTCGCTCCGGCCCGCGGAGCGATTCCTCGTGATCATAGAACTTTTTCGCCGTCGCCTGGCCGAACTGCGCCACGGCCTCGCGCATCAGTTCGCCGTCCGTCAATTCGTTGATCGAGCTTTGGCGGTCCGTCGGGAAGTTCGCGACGATCTCCGTTTCGTACACGGCCTCGGTCATGGCCCCCTCGCCGCACTCGTACAGATTCACCGTGCCGCGCACGCGGCCCCGGCGCAGCTCCTTTGTCGCCGCCGCGCGCGTCGTGTACTCCAGCAGGTCCACGCGCAGCACCAGATCGCACTTAAGCTGCTTGCACAGCTCGCTGGCTCGCATCGATTCCCAGTTCAAACCGCCCTCTTCCTGAAACGCCTGCACGTCGCGGCTGGGAATCAGCACCGCATCGGGAAGGTGCTTCTTCATCTCGTATGTAATCGCATCGCACACACGCCGCCGAGCCTTGGGATCGATGTCCAGCGTCGTGCGATCCGCCCAGACCAGCACCGCCACCCGACGATTGCCGATCTTGTTGTACTCGGCCTGAACCGGCCGGCCTCTGTCAGGATCGGTCAGGAAATACGCCAATTGACACCCGGCCCACGGCGCGGACATCGCAAGGATCAGCAGCCCGGAAAGCACTCTCCGCATCGACCCACCGCCTCACCGCAACGGATACGTGCCCGTCGCAAAACCCATCGCCAGCTTGATCGCCCACCCCCCGACCAGCACGAATCCGACCGCCAAACTCAATCGCACCGCACCGATCCGCTCCCAGTTGATCGCCACAATCTCTCCGCGAATCGCAGCCACAAGCGACGCCACCATCAAAACGGCCGTCGCAACGCACAGCAGAAACCCCGCAGGTTGGGCCTTCAGCGACGCCAGCGGCTGCCCGTGCATCAGGTACGCGAATGATGTTGTCATCCCGCAGGTCGGACACGGCAAGCCCATCATGAAAACAAACCCGCAGGGCTCCATGCCGAGGGCTTCGTGCGTTCCGTAGCCGCGCGGATCGGGCTTCAGGATGGCTGCCACGGTCAGAACCGCTGCACATGCAAGCCCAACCAGCGCCCAAGTTGCCCGAAGCGTACTCCGCAACCGTACCGGCGGGCCCAGCCACGGGCCAGCGCAAGACCGAACGACCGGGGGCGGAATGGGGCGAGCGAGATGCACGTTCGCATTGTGGTCGCTGGGCGGCATTTGGCAAGGCTGGAACGAAGGCGCCGAACCACCGAGACGACGTTTTTCGCATACTGGGGGCGGCGGAGGATGCACACCTCGATTTTAGGCAACCACCATCGGATTGCGCTGAAAAATCTCACAGGCAGGGATGAATCCACTCGCACGGTCGTATAATCGAGCCGGACCACCCCGGAGGAGACGTATCTTTGAGTTTGCCAGCCGACCATTCGATTGCCGATGCCCTTCGCGATCGCTTCGAGTCCGACGCGATTCTGGGCGCTCGCGAGCTGCCCATCGCGCCGCGGCAGCCGGTCTCTCCCGCTCGCGCTACGTCCCATCGCCCGAGCGTGCCGACGCGGCAGACCGCGCCGGCGGGACCGGTGCGGCGAGTCGCGGCGATCTCGAAAACGGAGCACGCCGCGCGCACCGCGGCGCTGACGGTCATCGACGACGGCGAGGTCAAGGGTTGCGCGAAGTGCGGCCTGCACGCCGGGCGCACGAAAACGGTCTTCGGCGTCGGAAGCCCGGCCGCGCGCGTGATGTTCGTCGGCGAGGCACCGGGCTACAACGAGGACCAGCAAGGAATCCCGTTCGTCGGCGAGGCGGGCAATCTGCTCACGAAGATGATCGAAGCGGGCATGGGCCTCAAGCGGGAAGATGTTTACATTTGCAACATCATCAAGTGCCGCCCGCCGAACAACCGCACGCCCGCGCCGGATGAAATCCACGCCTGCAAGGATTATCTGTACCGACAGATTGGCATCATCCGCCCGGAAGTGATCGTCGCCCTCGGCGCGCCGGCCACGCAAACGCTACTCGAAACCAAACTCGGGATAACCAAATTGCGCGGCCAGTGGCACGAGCTTCGCGTGCCGGCGGCCCTTATCGGCTCATCCGAGGTACCGAGCAGCGGCGATCTTCCGCCGATTCCACTGATGCCCACGTTCCACCCGGCGTACCTGCTCCGCAGCCCATCGGAGAAAAAGAAAGCGTGGGAGGATCTACAACTGGTCATGCAGCGGCTGGGGCTGCCGATTCGCAAACCGTCGGGCGCCGCATGAGGACTCCGACGTCACACGGATCATGCGGTGGCCGGAACGATCTGGTTTACTTCAGCAGCCGCCGCAGCACCGTCGGAAGAATTCCGCCATTGCGGTAGTACTCAATCTCGATCGGCGTATCAATTCGCACGACCGCCTGGAAGGTTTTCGTGGCGCCGGTTGCATTCGCCGGTGCGGCTTTAACCGTCACTTCCTGCATCGGTCGGAGCGAATTGTTGATGCCTTCAATGGTGAAAACCTCTTCACCGGTGAGGCCGAGCGACTCGCGCGATTCGCCCTTCTTGAATTGCAGCGGCAGCACACCCATGCCGACGAGATTGCTTCGGTGGATGCGCTCGAACGAGACCGCCAGGACCGCACGAACACCCAGGAGCAGCGTGCCCTTGGCCGCCCAATCGCGTGATGATCCCGTGCCGTATTCGGCGCCGGCAATCACCAGCAACGGCGTGTGAGTTTCGCGATACTTCATCGCGGCGTCGTACACGCTCATCTGCTCCCCGGTCGGCAGGTAGCGCGTCACGCAGCCTTCGGTGCCGGGCGCGAGAAGATTTCGCAATCGAATGTTGGCGAACGTGCCGCGCGTCATGACGCGGTCGTTCCCGCGCCGCGCGCCGTAGCTGTTGAAATCCTTCGGCGCAACGCCCCGCTCCTGAAGGTACTTGCCCGCCGGGCTGTCGGCCTTGATCGACCCCGCCGGCGAGATGTGATCGGTCGTCACCGAATCACCAACCATCATCAGCACGCGCGCGCCGGCGATCGGCTGGATCGTGCCCGCCTCGCGCGGCAGATCGACGAAGAACGGCGGCTCCTGGATGTACGTGCTCTCCGGGTTCCACTCATACAAATCGCCCCCGGAGACCGGGATGCGATTCCACTTCTCATTGCCGTTGAACACGTTGGCGTACTGCTTTGCGAACATCTCGGGCGTAACATGCGTTTCCACCGCCTCGCGGATCTCCTCGATGGACGGCCAGATGTCGCGCAGGTACACGCCTTTTCCGGCTGCATCCGTGCCCAACGGCTCGGTCTCGAAGTTGATGTCGGCGCGCCCGGCAATGGCATACGCGACGACCAGCGGCGGCGACGCGAGATAGTTCGCCTTCACCAGCGGATTGACGCGCCCCTCGAAATTGCGATTGCCGCTCAACACCGCCGCCGCGACGAGATTGCCTTCCGTCACAGCCTTCGCCACCGGGTCCGGCAGCGGTCCGCTGTTGCCGATGCACGTCGTGCAGCCGTAGCCGACGGTATGGAAACCGAGTCGCTCCAGCGGCTTCTCCAAATTGGCCGAACGGAGGTACTCCGTCACAACGCGCGAGCCGGGCGCGAGGCTCGTCTTGACGTGTGGCGGGACTTTCAGACCGCGCTCGACGGCCTTCCGCGCGAGCAGACCCGCCGCGAGCATCACCGACGGATTGCTTGTGTTCGTGCAACTCGTGATGGCCGCGATCACCACGGCGCCGTGGCCGATGCGCGACGAGTGCCCGTTGTCACGCACGTCGACCGTCTGGCCCAGCTTGGATTCTTCCAGCCCGAAGCCGCGATCCTTGACCGGCGCGGTCAGCGCCTTGCGAAACGAGGCCTTCACGTCCGACAGCCGCACGCGATCCTGCGGGCGCTTCGGCCCGGCGAGCGACGGCTCGACGGTCGACAATTCCAGGTACATCGAATCGGTGTAGGTCGGATCGGGCGTGTCCTTCGTTCGAAACAGGCCTTGCTCCTTCGCATAGCGCTCCACGAGATCAACTTCGTCGGCGGTGCGGCCGGTTCGACGCAGGTAATTGAGCGTTTCGTTGTCAATGGGGAAGAAGCCCATCGTCGCGCCGTATTCGGGGGCCATGTTGGCGATGGTCGCCCGATCCGGCAGGCTCAACTCGTCCAGCCCTTCGCCATAAAACTCGACAAACTTCTCAACTACGCCACGCTGGCGGAGCATCTGGGTAACCGTCAACACGAGGTCCGTCGCCGTCGCGCCCTCGGGCAGACGGCCGCTCAACTTGAACCCGATGACCTCCGGCGCGAGCAGGTAGATCGGCTGGCCGAGCATGACCGCTTCGGCTTCGATGCCGCCGACGCCCCAGCCCAGCACGCCCAGACCGTTGATCATCGTCGTGTGGCTGTCGGTGCCAACGAGCGTGTCGGGAACGGCCCACTTCTTTCCGTTCACGTCGCGCGGGAGAACGACCTTGGCGAGGTACTCGAGATTGACCTGGTGCACAATGCCGGTGG from the Planctomycetia bacterium genome contains:
- a CDS encoding DUF2752 domain-containing protein → MAAILKPDPRGYGTHEALGMEPCGFVFMMGLPCPTCGMTTSFAYLMHGQPLASLKAQPAGFLLCVATAVLMVASLVAAIRGEIVAINWERIGAVRLSLAVGFVLVGGWAIKLAMGFATGTYPLR
- a CDS encoding glycosyltransferase family 4 protein, which gives rise to MQTLASLRARLGGAALHPMCGIDGVAAQWQAEFLDEPVAAAPLRLGGWFHYAPRLNRLVSQCGAGVIHAWGASALAAAVALPGALPRVVTVLDPAEAQRVARVVLAAPTQVAVVAATQVIRSRLLTAGVAPQRVVVIRGPADFKAVNASQNSGLRASIAPGDGPVVLMHGPASRDGGQYYGLWAAAIIRQIHRNLRVILPYSSHETRRLLRFVRSIGIEEMVIIPDRRQTWPQLAACADIFLAPAREEICVEPLASAMAARLVIVGSAVRSIAEMIADRSNGLLVKRSDPKLLAARLLTAIEDHSLARMVTDTARAQAYEVFSLRQYADHCERLYDNLRSGREPGDGIIDSAMVA
- a CDS encoding uracil-DNA glycosylase, with amino-acid sequence MLGARELPIAPRQPVSPARATSHRPSVPTRQTAPAGPVRRVAAISKTEHAARTAALTVIDDGEVKGCAKCGLHAGRTKTVFGVGSPAARVMFVGEAPGYNEDQQGIPFVGEAGNLLTKMIEAGMGLKREDVYICNIIKCRPPNNRTPAPDEIHACKDYLYRQIGIIRPEVIVALGAPATQTLLETKLGITKLRGQWHELRVPAALIGSSEVPSSGDLPPIPLMPTFHPAYLLRSPSEKKKAWEDLQLVMQRLGLPIRKPSGAA
- the acnA gene encoding aconitate hydratase AcnA gives rise to the protein MAFDAQSARTILKSNSGEWTIASLPNLAAQGFSGLDRLPVSIRILLENALRHCGNGIVEEHHVTGLATWNAAKPEPLELPFMPARVVLQDFTGVPAIVDLAAMRAAVVRLGGDPKKINPLVPVDLVIDHSVQVDSFASSESLGINEDIEFARNRERYEFLRWGQKAFANFRVVPPATGIVHQVNLEYLAKVVLPRDVNGKKWAVPDTLVGTDSHTTMINGLGVLGWGVGGIEAEAVMLGQPIYLLAPEVIGFKLSGRLPEGATATDLVLTVTQMLRQRGVVEKFVEFYGEGLDELSLPDRATIANMAPEYGATMGFFPIDNETLNYLRRTGRTADEVDLVERYAKEQGLFRTKDTPDPTYTDSMYLELSTVEPSLAGPKRPQDRVRLSDVKASFRKALTAPVKDRGFGLEESKLGQTVDVRDNGHSSRIGHGAVVIAAITSCTNTSNPSVMLAAGLLARKAVERGLKVPPHVKTSLAPGSRVVTEYLRSANLEKPLERLGFHTVGYGCTTCIGNSGPLPDPVAKAVTEGNLVAAAVLSGNRNFEGRVNPLVKANYLASPPLVVAYAIAGRADINFETEPLGTDAAGKGVYLRDIWPSIEEIREAVETHVTPEMFAKQYANVFNGNEKWNRIPVSGGDLYEWNPESTYIQEPPFFVDLPREAGTIQPIAGARVLMMVGDSVTTDHISPAGSIKADSPAGKYLQERGVAPKDFNSYGARRGNDRVMTRGTFANIRLRNLLAPGTEGCVTRYLPTGEQMSVYDAAMKYRETHTPLLVIAGAEYGTGSSRDWAAKGTLLLGVRAVLAVSFERIHRSNLVGMGVLPLQFKKGESRESLGLTGEEVFTIEGINNSLRPMQEVTVKAAPANATGATKTFQAVVRIDTPIEIEYYRNGGILPTVLRRLLK